Within the Gossypium raimondii isolate GPD5lz chromosome 12, ASM2569854v1, whole genome shotgun sequence genome, the region AAATGTACTGATTAAAGCGTTACAAAGTTGTAATCTGGCTTTTGATGATAATAAAGATTCCTTTGCATGTGTGGCATGTCGTTTAGGCAAAGAACATAAACAACCTTTGCACTCCTCTGAATCTCGATATACGGCACTTTTGCAGCTTGTTGCAGCAGATGTCTGGGGTCCAGCACCAGTAACATCCAATGGGTTTCAATATTATGTAGCATTTACAGATGCTTTTACAAGATTTACATGGTTATACTTTCTGCATAAGAAGTCGGATGTTTCTACTGTTTTTCCTCTCTTTCACAAGTAAGTTGAGAGAACCCTTGGTATGAACCTTCGATCACTCCAAACAGATGGTGGGGTGAGTTCCAAGCTCTTCGACCGTATCTTACTCAACATGGAATTCTGCATAGACTCACCTGTCCTCACACATCAGCTCAGAATGGCTTGGTTGAACGCAAGCATCGCCAAATAGTTGAAACTGGACTTTTTATGCTTGCTTATGTAGCAATGCTAGTGTCATATTGGAACGATGCCTTTAGCGACGCTGTATATCTCATTAACAGGTTACCATCTGCACCTTTAGGATCTATCTCTCCTTATgaaaaactttttcaaaacaaaCCCAACTATTCCTTCCTTAAAACATTTGGTTGTTTATGCTTTCCAAATCTTCGACcctataataaaaacaaacttcAGTTTCGGTCTATTCCTTGCATTTTTCTTGGCTACTCTACTAGTCATAAAGGGTACAGGTGTCAAGATAGCAATGGTCGGGTTTACATAGCTAGGTATCTCACGTTTCATGAAAATAAGTCTGGGTTCCAAGCAGTTTGCTTCAAACCGCCTCCAGCCTCTACAACCCCTCATACTAGCTCCAGGCTAATGGTTCTAGCTCCTAGCTTACATTCTCCTTTACAGCCTCAGTGTCTTAGCCAACCTAGTTTGACCTTACCATCATGCCTACCTAACTCCCCTGTCCATTCACACCATGGTCCCTCTATTTCTCTCATGTCAACTACTCCCTTAAATGTGTCAACCTCTCAGTCACAGTCTGTCTCCATCCCTGTCTCATCTCCCATTCCTACTCTACAAAACACCCATGTTATGGTAACCCGCAGCAAAGCTGGCATTTTTAAGCCAAAAGCATACATGAGTGGTGTTGCCTTGTCATCTAAAGTTCCTCCAGACATTCATACTGCTATGGCACAACCTCTTTAGAAAGAAGCAATTCTTGATGAGTTGAATGCACTTGTTCGAAATAACACCTGGACACTGTGTACTCTTCCTCCTCAACGAAAAACTGTTGGCTGTAAGTGGCTGTTCAAGGTGAAAAAGAAAGCAGATGGTACTATAGAAAGGTACAAAGCTTTGTTAGTAGCAAAAGGCTTCTCTCAAGATGCTGGGACTGATTTTCGAGACACGTTCAGCCCAGTAGTTTGAGCTGTTACTATACGAATGGTTCTTGCTATTGCAGTCATGAATGGATGGTCACTACGACAGGTGGACGTGAATAATGCGTTCCTCAATAGTCAGCTTGATGAAGAAGTCTTTATGGATCAACCACCAGGTTTTGAAGTATGTGGCTCGAATGGTAAATTGGTATGTAAGTTAAACAAGGCATTGTATGAACTGCGTCAGGAGCCTTGTGCCTGGTTTCACACACTTCAACAATTTGTGGTGAATAAGCTGGGGTTTTGCACGTCCAAGGTAGACCCTTTATTGTTCATTCGGCGTTCTGGCTCAAATCAGCTATTTCTCATGGCATATGTTGATGACATTATTCTTACTGGCAACTCCACTCAAGCTATTGATGAGGTGGTATGTCAGTTACACAAACAGTTTGCTCTTAAAGATTTAGGTCCTCTCAGTTTTTTCTTGGCATTGAGGTGCAGCACATGCCTCATGGTATGCTTCTCACTCAGCGAAAGTATGTTCAGGACATTCTCTAGAAGACAGGGATAGAGGGTGCTGCTAACACACCGACTCCTATGATCAGCTATCCTAAACTGATAGCCTCTGATGGTGGTCAGACAGTTGATGAACATCTCTATCGTAGCACTATAGGGATGCTGCAATATCTGTGTTACAAGACTCGATCTCTCCTTTTGCGTTAATAAGCTAAGCCAGTATATGAACTCGCCCAGTGAAGCTCACTGGAAAGCCGTTAAGCGTGTTCTCTGTTACTTAGCTGGAACAATAGATCATGGATTGTTCTTTTTGAGTAGACAGTTCAAGTTAGTCTGTTACTCCGATACGGACTAGGCCTCTTCTGTTGAAGACAGGCGATCTACCACGGGTTATGTTATCTTTCTCGGACCAAATCCAATAGTATGGTGCTCGAGAAAACAACCTGTTGTGTCCAGGTCTTCTACAGAAGCTGAATATCGTAGCTTGGCTGGTTGCGTTTCTGAATTATTATGGATTCGACAATTACTAAATGAGATAGGAGTTTGCATAGTCCATGCACCAACAGTCTGGTGTGACAACACGTCTACAGTGTCCATGTCAGCCAATCCAACGAATCATGCAAGAGTAAAACATATTGAAATTGATCATCACTTTGTTCGAGAAAATGTTGCCGATGGATCCCTTCAGGTCAATTTTGTTCCGTCTGCTAATCAAATTACCGATGTGCTTACTAAGCCTCTAGCTCCCAAGCAATTTGTAGGTCTGCGCAGTGCTCTTCGAGTAACAACTAAAGATGAGGCGGTTGCtttaagaaaaagagaaaagcaGGAGAATGTTAGAGTATTATAAGGAAGTTAGTCAGTTGTCAAGTTAGTAGTTAGTTAGCAGTTAGTTAGCTAAGGAAGTTGCAGCAGTTAGTTAGTTAGTAGTTGCAGCTATCACTGCTGTATAAATTCATGTACTGATAACTCTTCTAAAGGGTATACATTGATCATATTCATCACTTACTACTTGAGTATAATTCAACACTCAAATAGACTAGTGTGATTCATATGTAAAAAGCTAAAATACATacagaaaatagaaagaaaaaatatactAACAGCGCTCCTCCTCCTGCTGGACCAAATGCTTTGAAAACAGACATTGCAGTTATTGAAATGGCATTAGCAGCCCCTCTCTGACTTTGAGGCTGAAACAAGAAAAAGCATAAACAAACAATGTTGAAACCAGAGAGAGGAATGATAATTCATTTATATACAATCAAAGTCAATTAATACAATTGTTTTTCTCAGTGTTTCTATGTATTTGGAGGGTTATATGTCCACCCCCATgtctgaaaagaaaaatgaagggtTCAACATAGATTTAACATGAAATATTTCCCAAAATATGGGCAGAAAACATTACCACTGCATTGTTCAGCAATATGAATAATCCAGTAACAAGTGAAACCTACACGATACCAATGAATTTGCCCCATAAATCAGACGGTTTCAACcgaaaagaacaaagaaagaaaaatagtttaaaagaaACGTGTCTGATTCATTTCAGTGTATTCATTGGATTCAGAACCTGGAGTTCATGTGGAATTGTAACCAATACTGATCCGCCATAAGTCaagttaaatattttctaacattGATCCAAGAAGTGTGGATTTACTATTGGTCAATGAAGTTACAGGTCAACATTTTATTTAACAACATCAGtcaatttggtttaatttacttgatgaaaataaaatataataattttattataaattttatttttctctttaggtgccaaatggttaaaaattaaaaggtgtATCTATAGATTAACCCAAAGAAAAGAAGTATAGGAATACAGTGATGTGGAAGTAAAAATTTCCAGCTGAAAGGCGTGTAACCATGAGAGGCCCAAGGCGTCTCTCAACTGGTGGATACAACAGCAGTTGAAACAGTAAAAGACCAAATCCTGGAAATGATGGAAAGCATGCTATTAGACTAACGCtttctgaaaaagaaaaattcaaataggaaattacacacacacacacacacacacacacacacacatatattaAGAATATGTGAAGATCAGATCATGATGAATCCTAGACAATGTGAGAAGTTTGTACTTAAGTCAGATAGGCATAGGGGATAacaataaattgtatttaaggGATATAACTTACTTCAGAGTAAGCCATCTATTGAAGTGAGAAAACGCAGTATACGATGATTGTAGACATTAGTGGCCAGTTTTTTAAGAGATTTGATTTGTGAATCTGTTTATCTTCTAGTTCTACTATGTTATCTTTCTGGCCAGAATCATTTGAAGAATGTTCTGAAATATCATGTAGATCAGCTCTCTCATTTGCCTTTTCAGCATACTTGTGTAAAGTTTCCTGTGTAAGTGTTCGTCAccagaaaggagaaagaaataaacaacAGAAATCTTATAAATCGCCTATATAAGAAGCATACCCCATAAAAGGATTAAACTTGTCTCAGTGCCAGAtgcaatatttttttctctaagaATCAATCATAATGTGCAAACTGAAGGCAAATGCATGCATATAAACAGTAAACAaccaataaatgaaaaaaatattgaagactgaaagaaatagaaagtaaacTTAATCTTAATGTGCAGCTATGTTGCTCAGACTTAGGGATGAATGATGGATACCTGTGTCTAATAGTCAAATATCCAAAGTTCAAACCTATAGAACAATGTCTTTATTGATCATGAACTTCTATTGTAATTACCAATTCCCCAAGCCAGAGAGGGAACAAGAAAATGCAAAAGATGAGAAAATGAGTTTGAAACTTACTGGAAGCCATTTGCAGGCAATAAGAGATCCAACAGCATAAACTGATATTATGAGGCATGGTTGGAAGTAGGTAAATCTACAATTGTATGCACATCAAAACACCACCACATAAAgagaaaatgggaaaaaataTGACAAGTggataaaaaaaaagcaatgtGGACTACCTCACGAAAATGGAGCTTTCTGCGAAAAGATTTGGATATTTCTCTACAGGCTAAGAGGCCATACATGAAGTAATAAATATGGTTAGAAggtaagaaaattttctttaacaaTCTGCGTAAAGAGTAGAGTGATGGAACGTCTCTACCTGTACAAAGAATCCTCTAATAGCAAGGCCAATAATCAGTCCTATGCCTCGCGATGTACTAACCTGAAATGGCGAAGTCTGATATAAGTATAATACTACAAAAACCAGATGATGTACCCAACCGACTACAAAATCAATCATCTTACAACTGAAAGTACCAAAGCCCAATACTCTTCTCCACACACTTCAGAAGCATAAGCCTGGAAGAACAACTAAGAAGGTAAAGTACTAAAGTCCTCTTGAGTAAGTAATACTCGGAAATGCTTGTTGTGTAAGTAAATGTATATGAGTTCAAAAATGCAGACCAAGAACACATACCCTTGCTGAAGACAAAAACTAGCACGTACCTTTGCTGAAGATGACCCGTACGGGCCACCAAATAAGAAAACGatggaagaagaagcagaaatcgatggaaaaagaagtaaaaattaCCTCTGCAATATCGatggaagaagaagcagaaaaCGATGAGGGCAGAAAAAGGAAACGAAAATAAGAAACGGGTAAAGAATCCCTAATCGGCGCTGAATGGGGGAAATGCCTATTACACGGGATGCGGACGTATTAGGGACGGAATGGATTCAGGACGTAATAGCATTACGGGCAAACCAAATGCCTATTTGGTGGTGGCCCGTAGAAAAGGGGAAATGCATTCCTATTTCCCCTAACCAAACAGCCCGTAATTGTAATACAAAAACTTTTATtagtgaaaaatatatatttgaaaagaaCATGCCAACTTTAGGAATGacaaaaaacatgaaaaataaaaaacaaattgataataaaattcaatgtctTAATGATTTAGACTTTAGAGTTTTCTCGGCTTCCGCACAGAACACTTGGACATGCAAGCACAATTCGTGATGTACGAGTACTAGAAGTTTCAATGGAATACCCCAATAAAGATGTTTTTCTTGTTGCATTGAAGCGGTACAACATCAAGAACGATGTGAACTACTACATCACGAAATCTCGCTCCGAGAAATTCGAAAGAAAGTGCACAACGAAGGATGGAAGGTGTAAGTGGAAAATCATGGCGTCTTACTGGAAAAAAATCGGGATATGGACGATAAAGAAATATATCGATCCCCATACATGTGTTACAACGGGTGCAAATTAGGACCATCCGAGGCTAGAGTCAGACATGATTGTTGACATTGTTCTACAGATGGTGAAGGCCTATCCCCAGATTGAAATATCGGTGCTGATTGTGAACATACGTAGCCAGTACTAGTACACTCCAACGTGCTACAAAGTATGGGTTGCAAAACAGAAGGCTACGGAAAAGTTGTATCACGGGTGAGAGGGTTCATATAACTATTTATAGAAATGGTGTCAGGCATTGGATCGGTACGTGCCAGGTTCCGTAACTAATCTTGAAATGTATCCAGGGTACTGTGACAATTAGATAGTCCCTAGGAAAAGAGTATTTCATCGGTTCTTTTGGACTTTCGAGCAATGTAGAAAGGCATTTCAGCACTGTAAGCCTATGGTCCAAATTGACGGCACCTGGCTGTACAGAAGGTATCAAGAGCGTCTATTGCTTGTCGTTGCTCAAGATGGTAATTGGAAGATTCTGCCTATAGCTTTCGCAATAACTCCTAGAGAAACGACAGATGACTGAGATTCTTTCCTAAGCCGATTACACCGCCTCGTTTGCCTGCAGCCCAACATATGTGACATATCGGACAGAGGAACCAAAATACTCTCGGCGATTGATCGTCATAGATCCCTTTGGGATCGCACTCATCATCAGTATTGCTTACGACTTGGTGAGATCtactataaaaaaatgtttCGATGACTGAGTGAGATCTAGTCACCGATTTGGGTTTGTAGTTCCAAATATGTACTCACTGCAAATCGAATTTTCAATTATGTGGTTATTTCATTGCACTAAACAATATCTCTTTATCGACAAGTTACAAGCTTGTCCAACATATTTTCCATCAAAAGTTGAACAACATAACCATCATTAATGCCTACGGTGCGACATATGTTTCGAATATACCGTTCGAACAGTAGACGCAATCGTACAGCAGGGGTCTACAATACGGGCACATGACGTCAAACTTGACGGATTACATCAATTCGTTACTAAAGAGGATGCATCATTTGCCGGTAACATCGCTTGCCAAAGAGATATACTTTCGATTGGTTGTCTTGTTCCCTAAGAGGGAGTCGGCGTATGCTGGACAAATAGCAAGCGACGGTACATTCTGCTATGACATGATGAAAGAGATTCGGTGAAGTACAGCGAGAACGAACATGATGTATGTAGTGTGCCACTCACATCGTAACCTTAATTTTTGAGTCACCGAGCATTTAGGCTCGACCAAGAAATGTCAGGTGTATCCTATCGTGTAAACTTAAAGGAAGAGACCTGCGATTGTGGGAGCTTCCAAGTACTTCGGTTCTCATGCGCATATGCAATTGCCACTTGTGAGAACATATAAATTGAGTACGCACCTTACATCAATGACGTCCACCGACTACAACGCATTCGAAGTGTGTGGAGTCCTGAATTCCCACCCGTCCCAAATGAGAGTATATGGCCGCTTGTGTCCAGCGCACCGTTCAAGATGGTGCCAAATAAAAACCTACGTTACATCTCAAAAGGTCACCCGAATTTTGCCTAGATAAGGAACAATAAGGATATTCGGGAGAGGCATGATCAATAGAAATTATGCGGGTGTTGTAGAAACTCAGGGCATACGAAGCCTACTTGTTCTTTGTACAATGAAATGTTGAGGCCCCAGCATTAATAGCATTGCTTTCAACCAGTCGATGTTGTCATTCCCCCATATGTCCACATTGTGTAGTTCCTTCAGGTCTTGCGGTGGCGGTGGAATTCGTTGCCTCCACCCAAACTGCCTCAACACCCTGTCTATTTCGTGCATTTCCATTGTCGCATACACTATCAACCGCACATTCGCATCTCTCATCTAtctatttctcaaaactttcggCGAGATGCAGGATATGACATCGATGTCGACGTACAACATCCATTTAAACTGAtaagtaaaattgtaaatatcattatttatgatttttttatgaatcaTTTCGTAATTAATATAGGTTTGAAAGAATAGGTAACTAACCTTAGCTCCCAACCGTTGATCTAAAAATAGCTTAATATCTTCTAGAACCTCGAGCAATCCCACGTAGCTCGACCCATAGTTTCACCTGTACAAGTGATATGTTAGTCAAAacgtataataataattattgtacAAATTACGTATTTGTTAATAAATGATGTTTACCTTGTCACCAATGGAAACATATATGGGTCGGTCACCTTGAGACATAGAAACGGTAGTCACCACCAAGCCCACGACTACAACAAAAGCAGACAACCACCGATCGATGCTGACCTCGATTGTGTGGCCCGACACATCTCTCGGTATAACGTGGGCAATACAGCAGATCCCGAACTTAGTTTTTTGTTGTCATTGAAGTCCACTAGATGTAGTAGCCACCTTATGTGCaccaaattttgagattttacgGGCATTAAAATGCCCTCGATTAACTTCATGATGTATGCTCAGGCGTATTTTTATATCACCTCATTCGTTCAGTCTTTAAGGTCTTTAGGGAGCTCGTCGAAATTATCCTTCAACCAGTTCATTAATATTTGGCCACCTTCAAACTTCTCCAAGACCTTCCCCAATAGTGATCGACAGAGGGTCACTTTGTCCGGAACGATCCCAAATCCCGTGATGACTGGTCCATCCACTGGCAGATCGAGTTGTAGTGCTACTTCTtcgagtgtgattgtacactc harbors:
- the LOC105761888 gene encoding probable peptide/nitrate transporter At3g43790 — its product is MEMHEIDRVLRQFGWRQRIPPPPQDLKELHNVDIWGNDNIDWLKAMLLMLGPQHFIAYASEVCGEEYWALVLSVVSTSRGIGLIIGLAIRGFFVQPVEKYPNLFAESSIFVRFTYFQPCLIISVYAVGSLIACKWLPAIYKISVVYFFLLSGDEHLHRKLYTKSVSLIACFPSFPGFGLLLFQLLLYPPVERRLGPLMVTRLSAGNFYFHITVSLVTGLFILLNNAVPQSQRGAANAISITAMSVFKAFGPAGGGALFSWAQERQVVSFLPGDQMVFFALNVVQFIGLLLTFKPFLAEPYQREYHQQLFF